From Caldicellulosiruptor hydrothermalis 108, a single genomic window includes:
- a CDS encoding SpoIIE family protein phosphatase: METNKIEFTKSFYESILNGMLDLVRVIDIDGVVVFCNTKMKEEFGDQTGKKCYELFCKDARCEDCIATRAMRENTRFMKYAQHKDKFYYVISSPIHSEDGKVIGTVEVFRDITEQRKIEERLRRQNEILRRDLEFAKRLQQSLLPVIPRIEGYRITYTYKPCERLGGDFLDVISIDDRIVFYVADVAGHGLLASMVTIFVKQSIIKNAHTYINSSAQEIMKGVLLDFIEMNFPSEIYITIVLGILEKQSGKVTMISAGHVTEPILVKANKKVKMFSMRGQPIASIDLEQGFEMKETTLEKNDKLIFYSDGLIESKNKRGEMYGKKRLIKRILSIKNINTELLIRDVRNFVSDIDDDIAVLMIEKM; the protein is encoded by the coding sequence ATGGAGACCAATAAAATTGAGTTTACCAAAAGTTTTTATGAGAGCATTTTAAATGGAATGCTTGACCTTGTCAGGGTCATTGACATAGATGGGGTTGTTGTGTTTTGCAACACAAAGATGAAAGAGGAGTTTGGTGACCAGACCGGCAAAAAATGCTATGAACTTTTCTGCAAAGACGCGCGGTGTGAAGACTGTATTGCAACAAGAGCGATGAGAGAAAATACAAGATTCATGAAGTATGCGCAGCACAAAGACAAGTTCTACTATGTCATAAGTTCGCCAATTCACAGCGAGGATGGCAAAGTGATTGGCACTGTTGAGGTCTTTAGAGATATTACAGAGCAGCGAAAGATTGAAGAGAGGCTCAGGCGCCAGAACGAGATTTTAAGGCGCGACTTGGAGTTTGCAAAAAGACTTCAGCAGTCGCTTCTTCCGGTCATACCAAGGATTGAAGGATACAGAATTACATACACCTACAAGCCATGCGAAAGGCTTGGCGGAGATTTTTTGGATGTCATTAGCATAGACGACAGAATAGTTTTCTATGTTGCAGACGTTGCAGGGCATGGACTTTTGGCTTCAATGGTAACAATATTTGTCAAACAAAGCATCATTAAAAACGCTCACACTTACATAAACTCAAGTGCACAGGAGATAATGAAGGGTGTTCTTTTGGATTTTATAGAGATGAACTTTCCAAGCGAGATATATATCACAATAGTGCTTGGCATCCTGGAAAAACAAAGTGGGAAAGTTACTATGATTTCTGCCGGGCATGTGACAGAGCCAATTTTGGTCAAGGCAAACAAGAAAGTAAAGATGTTTTCGATGAGAGGGCAGCCTATTGCATCAATTGACCTTGAACAGGGGTTTGAGATGAAAGAGACAACTCTTGAGAAAAACGACAAGCTGATATTTTACTCAGATGGACTTATTGAGAGCAAAAACAAGCGGGGCGAAATGTATGGCAAAAAGAGGCTCATAAAAAGAATACTGAGCATTAAGAACATCAATACAGAGCTTTTGATAAGAGATGTGAGAAATTTTGTCTCTGACATAGACGATGACATTGCAGTTTTGATGATTGAAAAGATGTAA
- a CDS encoding DUF4446 family protein has translation MRSFITTYASEIVIFFLVLNMVLFLALLIELAKNRSLKRRFLDLTSNQDFKSLEEIIKLTNEKVEYFEEVLKALTKSHRVLSENAKLCIKKVGIVRYDAFENVGSKLSFAMALLDEFDTGVVINSIYSREGCSVYAKPIENGLSKYPLSAEEMQAIDIARKNYISKEIKE, from the coding sequence ATGAGAAGTTTTATCACTACATATGCATCTGAGATAGTCATCTTTTTTCTTGTTCTCAACATGGTGCTTTTTCTTGCACTTTTAATAGAACTTGCAAAGAATAGGAGTCTTAAAAGAAGGTTTCTTGACCTTACATCAAACCAGGATTTCAAAAGCTTGGAGGAGATCATAAAGCTGACAAATGAAAAGGTTGAATACTTTGAAGAGGTACTCAAAGCCTTAACAAAGAGTCACAGGGTATTGAGCGAAAATGCAAAGCTGTGCATAAAAAAGGTTGGTATTGTCAGGTATGATGCATTTGAGAATGTTGGTAGCAAGCTCAGCTTTGCTATGGCGCTTCTTGACGAGTTTGACACGGGGGTTGTGATAAACAGTATATATTCAAGAGAGGGCTGCAGTGTATATGCAAAACCCATTGAAAATGGACTTTCAAAGTACCCACTTTCTGCTGAAGAGATGCAGGCAATTGACATTGCAAGAAAGAATTATATTTCAAAGGAGATTAAAGAGTAA
- a CDS encoding ParB/RepB/Spo0J family partition protein, producing MKKRLGRGLDALFGDEISSSGKEFETGSDGKENIEKIEEIDIDLIELSENQPRKIFNEEEIEELASSIKSVGLIQPLVVQKKGDKYVLIAGERRLRACKMAGIEKVKCIVKEYENPLEIALIENIQRKDLNPYEKALAFKRLMDEFGYTQEELARRLGISRSKLANTLRILNLGQEIIDLIIEGKISEGHAKVLLSVESEEQRKKLAELVAEKNLSVRELEQIVKSRGYKKEFELESEIIREIEENLMKLFGLRVKIQKKKNRGKIEIEFSSDEELEKIISILMP from the coding sequence ATGAAAAAGAGACTTGGCAGGGGGCTTGATGCCCTGTTTGGGGATGAGATAAGTAGCTCTGGAAAAGAGTTTGAGACTGGCTCTGACGGCAAGGAAAATATTGAGAAGATTGAAGAGATTGATATTGATTTGATAGAGCTATCAGAAAATCAGCCAAGAAAGATATTCAATGAAGAGGAAATAGAGGAGCTTGCAAGCTCAATTAAAAGTGTTGGGCTTATACAGCCTCTTGTTGTGCAAAAAAAAGGAGATAAATATGTTTTAATTGCCGGTGAAAGAAGACTAAGAGCTTGCAAGATGGCAGGTATCGAAAAGGTAAAGTGCATTGTGAAAGAGTATGAAAATCCCCTTGAGATTGCCCTGATTGAGAATATTCAGCGAAAGGATCTAAATCCGTATGAAAAAGCTCTTGCGTTTAAAAGGCTTATGGATGAGTTTGGGTATACTCAAGAAGAACTTGCAAGAAGGCTTGGTATATCAAGATCTAAGCTTGCGAACACTCTTCGCATCTTAAATCTTGGTCAGGAGATAATAGATCTTATAATTGAAGGCAAGATCTCTGAGGGGCACGCAAAGGTTCTGCTTTCAGTAGAAAGTGAGGAACAAAGAAAAAAGCTTGCCGAGCTTGTTGCTGAAAAAAATTTGAGCGTACGCGAGCTTGAGCAGATCGTAAAATCAAGAGGCTATAAAAAGGAATTTGAGCTTGAAAGTGAGATAATTCGAGAGATTGAAGAAAACCTTATGAAACTATTTGGTTTGAGGGTTAAAATTCAGAAAAAGAAAAATAGAGGAAAGATCGAAATAGAATTTTCATCAGATGAAGAGCTTGAAAAGATAATCTCTATTCTCATGCCATAA
- a CDS encoding ParA family protein, giving the protein MARIVAIVNQKGGVGKTTTCVNLSAAISRMQKKVLAVDCDPQGNLTSGFGIDKKSLTRTTYDVLIGNCSAEEAVIKNKFENLSVLPANVNLAGAEIELVSMIAREFRLKDAIEKIKDEYDYIFIDCPPSLGLLTLNALAAADSVIIPIQCEYYALEGLSQLSNTISLVRKHLNKNLEIDGVVLTMFDSRTNLSLEVVEEVKRFFGQKVFLSIIPRNVRLSEAPSFGLPGIIYDPESKGAKAYIKLAEEYINRIEKSISRGAI; this is encoded by the coding sequence ATGGCAAGAATTGTTGCAATTGTTAACCAAAAAGGTGGTGTTGGCAAAACAACTACCTGTGTTAATTTATCTGCTGCAATTAGTAGGATGCAAAAAAAGGTTTTAGCAGTTGACTGTGACCCGCAGGGCAATCTCACAAGTGGTTTTGGGATTGACAAGAAATCTCTTACAAGAACTACATACGATGTTTTGATTGGCAACTGCTCAGCTGAAGAAGCTGTTATAAAAAACAAATTTGAAAACTTGAGCGTTCTTCCTGCTAATGTTAACCTTGCAGGTGCTGAGATTGAGCTTGTATCAATGATTGCAAGAGAGTTTAGATTAAAAGATGCAATTGAAAAAATAAAGGATGAATATGATTATATCTTTATTGACTGTCCACCTTCCTTAGGGCTTTTGACTCTAAACGCTTTGGCTGCTGCTGACTCTGTCATAATTCCTATCCAGTGCGAATACTATGCTTTGGAAGGACTTTCTCAACTTTCTAATACAATATCTCTTGTAAGAAAGCACCTGAACAAAAACTTAGAAATTGATGGTGTTGTTCTTACCATGTTTGATTCAAGAACAAACCTTTCCTTAGAGGTTGTTGAGGAGGTAAAAAGGTTTTTTGGTCAGAAGGTTTTTTTGAGTATAATTCCTCGAAATGTAAGGTTATCGGAAGCACCTTCATTTGGTCTTCCAGGGATAATATATGACCCTGAATCAAAAGGTGCAAAGGCATACATTAAACTTGCTGAGGAGTACATAAATAGGATAGAAAAAAGTATTTCAAGAGGTGCAATATAG
- a CDS encoding Rpn family recombination-promoting nuclease/putative transposase yields the protein MESNIPSKEHDITFKLLFEHPKDILFLIKDVIGYSWANNIQEDSIELEDKEMIDEDFKKNIADIVAKAKLKDREVYFYIIIENQSTVVEDMPERLLRYMILLWAKKIRQGCNKLPAIVPIVTYNGLDRKWNISQQIIDAFDVFKDDIFKYALVDISNINAKELIEKEKDVLSPIVFYLEQVRDDGLELVKRLEEIIPSTENLSKVNQQRFILWANNVIRPRLLEEHKKKYDEFVEKLEKGGRRMGEFISNVARLLDETNQKQFNKGIQQGRLEERIEIVKKLIRRGFSDQQIAELIEIEVEEVKKIRETM from the coding sequence GTGGAGAGTAACATACCTTCAAAGGAACATGATATAACTTTTAAACTACTGTTTGAACATCCAAAAGATATTCTCTTTCTTATAAAAGATGTCATTGGATACAGTTGGGCAAATAATATTCAAGAAGATTCTATTGAGCTTGAGGACAAAGAAATGATAGATGAAGATTTTAAAAAGAACATTGCAGATATTGTAGCTAAAGCAAAGTTAAAAGATAGGGAAGTTTACTTTTATATAATCATAGAAAATCAGTCAACAGTAGTAGAAGATATGCCAGAAAGGCTATTGCGATACATGATACTTTTATGGGCAAAGAAGATCAGGCAAGGCTGCAATAAACTACCTGCAATTGTTCCAATTGTGACATATAATGGACTTGATAGAAAATGGAATATATCTCAACAGATAATAGACGCATTTGATGTATTTAAAGACGATATATTTAAATACGCACTTGTTGATATTTCCAATATAAATGCCAAAGAGCTTATTGAAAAAGAAAAAGATGTTTTAAGCCCAATTGTGTTTTATCTTGAACAGGTAAGAGATGATGGTCTTGAGCTTGTAAAAAGACTTGAAGAGATAATCCCTTCAACTGAAAACTTAAGCAAAGTCAATCAGCAAAGATTTATCCTTTGGGCAAATAATGTAATACGACCAAGACTTTTGGAAGAACATAAAAAGAAATATGATGAGTTTGTGGAAAAGCTTGAAAAGGGGGGAAGAAGGATGGGAGAGTTTATATCTAATGTTGCACGACTTTTAGATGAAACAAACCAAAAACAATTTAATAAAGGAATTCAACAAGGCAGATTAGAAGAAAGAATAGAGATAGTAAAAAAGCTTATTCGTCGAGGGTTTTCAGACCAGCAAATAGCAGAGCTTATTGAGATTGAGGTTGAAGAAGTAAAAAAAATCCGAGAAACCATGTAA
- a CDS encoding phosphate ABC transporter substrate-binding protein PstS family protein produces MKKGFLKMVISTIVLVCFFATLGLLPFVSYSQSLTVKSKSLPTTTSQKQVVITFSQEISKGPNFDKITLLKNKKSKVQFSAQVSNNKLVITIKENLSPKAQYLLTIPKNAVKSAKGESNPELKYTFIPQVYSANLSGRIMIAGSTSVQPLADELAKYFMQQYPKVSIEVQGGGSSVGIKSAIQGIVDIGTSSRELTSDEAKQLSAKGWQEIKIAEDGIAVIVHKSNPVSNLTIDQIRDIFSGKIKNWKEVGGKDAKIVVVTREEGSGTRGAFEEIVMGKAKITDSAIVQPSTGAVKTTVSQDENSIGYISLGVLDSTVKGVKVEGVDPTEKNVKLEKYKIKRPFLFLVSKNPSKVTKAFVDFVLSDEGQAIVAKNYISVK; encoded by the coding sequence ATGAAAAAAGGGTTTTTAAAAATGGTGATTTCTACAATAGTACTTGTGTGCTTCTTTGCAACGCTCGGTTTACTTCCATTTGTCTCTTACTCTCAAAGTTTGACAGTCAAGTCAAAATCGCTTCCAACAACAACTTCTCAAAAACAGGTTGTAATTACATTTTCACAGGAAATCTCAAAAGGTCCTAACTTTGATAAGATAACTCTTTTAAAGAACAAAAAATCAAAGGTACAATTCTCAGCACAGGTTTCGAACAACAAGCTTGTCATAACAATAAAAGAAAATCTTTCTCCAAAGGCTCAGTATCTTTTGACAATACCCAAAAATGCAGTAAAGTCAGCAAAAGGAGAGTCAAACCCAGAGCTCAAGTACACATTTATTCCACAGGTCTATTCAGCAAACCTGTCAGGAAGAATTATGATTGCTGGTTCAACATCTGTTCAGCCACTTGCTGATGAGCTTGCAAAATATTTCATGCAGCAGTATCCAAAGGTATCCATTGAGGTTCAGGGTGGAGGCTCATCGGTCGGAATAAAGTCAGCTATCCAAGGAATTGTTGACATTGGAACCTCATCAAGAGAGCTAACAAGCGATGAAGCAAAACAGCTATCAGCAAAAGGCTGGCAGGAGATAAAAATTGCTGAAGATGGCATTGCAGTGATTGTTCACAAATCCAATCCTGTGTCAAACCTCACAATTGACCAGATTAGAGACATATTCTCTGGCAAGATTAAAAACTGGAAAGAAGTTGGTGGCAAAGACGCTAAAATAGTTGTGGTCACAAGAGAAGAGGGTTCAGGTACAAGAGGAGCGTTTGAAGAGATCGTTATGGGCAAGGCAAAGATAACAGACTCAGCAATTGTCCAGCCATCAACAGGCGCTGTAAAAACAACAGTTTCACAGGATGAAAACTCAATAGGCTACATTTCATTGGGTGTTCTTGACAGTACTGTTAAAGGCGTCAAGGTTGAAGGAGTTGACCCAACAGAAAAGAACGTAAAGCTTGAGAAATACAAAATTAAAAGACCATTCTTGTTCTTAGTTTCCAAAAATCCAAGCAAAGTCACAAAAGCATTCGTAGATTTTGTTCTCTCTGATGAGGGTCAGGCAATAGTTGCTAAAAACTATATATCTGTGAAATAA
- a CDS encoding alkaline phosphatase yields the protein MKRFFMQRKNLIVSAILILCLILSTLAFAQQEQDENQQKVKNVILMIPDGMTIAHTTLSRWYQGGEPLSMDEIACGLVKTYSANNPITDSAPAATAYATGYKTQNRYISIYPEMVSMPGVGQVEEKDFYKPIVTILEAAKKVGKSTGLVFTCQFPHATPAAFASHTDNRNDYESIAEQMVYNQVDVVLGGGYKYIDKNQRKDKEDLAGYLKQNGFFVTTSWQEAKNFSGKKIWGLFAQDAMHYDFDRNGTGEPSLAEMTQKALQILSKNRNGFFLMVEGSEIDWASHANDPVGVVSEVLAFDKAVKVALDFAKSRDDTAVIIASDHANGGMSLGNYTTKYDTALLNDFLAYITKAKRTGAGIEEHLGNNKTDENIKKIVSEYYGINDLTSDEINAIKNAKAGNLNYVLGPIISKRSNIGWTSNGHTGEEVVLYAYHPNGYIPRGVIDNTEICDYMAEILGIDLGSFNENAYISNIDLEEKGYDVSIDTINPSNVQLVINKGSKTYIIPQNKNVVLEGSNQYKLKYVSVYIPSAKRFFVSSEIESLIKLP from the coding sequence ATGAAAAGATTTTTTATGCAAAGAAAAAACCTCATTGTTTCTGCCATTTTGATTCTATGCTTGATTTTATCAACACTTGCATTTGCGCAGCAGGAGCAAGATGAAAACCAACAAAAGGTCAAAAACGTCATTTTGATGATTCCCGATGGTATGACAATAGCTCACACAACGCTTTCGCGCTGGTACCAAGGTGGAGAACCCTTGTCAATGGATGAGATTGCCTGTGGACTTGTGAAAACATATTCAGCAAACAATCCAATTACAGACTCAGCACCAGCTGCAACAGCTTATGCCACGGGATACAAAACACAAAACAGGTATATTTCAATCTACCCTGAGATGGTCTCAATGCCAGGTGTAGGCCAGGTAGAAGAAAAAGATTTTTACAAGCCAATAGTAACAATATTAGAAGCTGCAAAAAAAGTAGGAAAGTCAACAGGTCTTGTTTTCACATGCCAGTTCCCACACGCAACACCTGCTGCGTTTGCCTCGCACACAGATAACCGAAATGACTATGAATCAATAGCAGAGCAGATGGTTTACAACCAGGTTGATGTTGTGCTCGGTGGAGGGTACAAATACATCGACAAAAATCAGAGAAAAGACAAGGAAGATTTGGCAGGTTACCTCAAACAAAACGGCTTTTTTGTCACAACAAGCTGGCAGGAAGCAAAAAACTTTTCAGGAAAGAAAATCTGGGGACTTTTTGCCCAGGATGCAATGCACTATGATTTTGACAGAAATGGCACAGGTGAACCGTCTTTAGCAGAGATGACTCAAAAGGCACTCCAGATTCTGTCCAAGAATAGAAACGGGTTTTTCTTGATGGTAGAAGGCAGTGAAATTGACTGGGCATCACATGCAAACGACCCTGTTGGTGTTGTGTCTGAGGTTTTGGCATTTGACAAGGCAGTAAAGGTAGCTTTGGATTTTGCAAAGTCAAGAGATGACACAGCGGTAATTATTGCATCTGACCATGCAAATGGAGGCATGAGCTTAGGAAATTACACAACAAAGTATGACACAGCACTATTAAATGATTTCCTTGCATACATCACAAAAGCTAAAAGAACTGGTGCAGGTATTGAAGAACATCTCGGAAACAATAAGACAGATGAAAATATTAAAAAAATAGTATCTGAATACTACGGAATTAATGACCTAACATCAGATGAAATAAATGCCATCAAAAATGCTAAGGCAGGAAATCTAAACTATGTATTAGGTCCGATAATAAGCAAAAGGTCTAATATTGGCTGGACATCAAATGGCCATACAGGTGAAGAGGTAGTTTTATATGCATATCACCCAAATGGATACATCCCAAGAGGAGTCATTGACAACACAGAGATTTGCGACTATATGGCAGAGATTCTTGGTATCGACCTTGGAAGCTTTAATGAAAATGCGTATATTTCAAACATTGACTTAGAAGAAAAAGGATATGATGTTTCCATTGACACAATCAACCCGTCAAACGTCCAGCTTGTGATAAACAAAGGAAGCAAAACGTACATCATCCCGCAAAACAAAAATGTGGTCTTAGAAGGTTCTAATCAGTACAAGTTAAAATATGTAAGTGTGTATATTCCAAGCGCGAAAAGGTTCTTTGTATCAAGCGAGATAGAAAGTCTGATTAAATTACCCTAA
- a CDS encoding ParB/RepB/Spo0J family partition protein, whose protein sequence is MFSLLIRQTNKVDIEKELYLIEDVQIEKVLPNPYQPRSNFDERLIEELATSIKTYGLLQPIIVRKKGDFYYLIAGERRLRACKHLGYSKIKAIVINVTDIESAILALIENIQRQDLDFFEEAQGYKQLADEFGLTQVEIAKRVGKTQSAIANKIRLLQLPAEIRWMIREHGLSERHARALLKLESQEDMEYILSRIIEGGLTVSQTERLISDYLSGKKIAKTSRVIKVSMNDCRVVYNTIKKALKIFQKTDINYDIKENKTDAYYEIIVRINKKSPQTSS, encoded by the coding sequence TTGTTTTCGCTTTTGATACGACAGACAAACAAGGTTGATATTGAAAAGGAACTATATTTAATTGAGGATGTGCAAATTGAAAAGGTTTTGCCAAATCCATATCAGCCAAGGAGCAATTTTGATGAAAGGCTCATTGAAGAGCTTGCAACATCCATAAAAACTTATGGGCTTTTGCAGCCAATTATTGTGAGGAAAAAAGGAGACTTTTATTATCTCATTGCTGGAGAAAGAAGACTAAGAGCCTGCAAGCATCTGGGATATAGCAAAATAAAGGCAATTGTGATAAATGTAACTGACATTGAAAGTGCCATTTTAGCGCTCATAGAAAATATACAGCGTCAGGACCTTGACTTTTTCGAAGAGGCTCAAGGGTACAAACAGCTTGCCGATGAGTTTGGCCTCACTCAGGTTGAGATTGCAAAAAGGGTTGGGAAGACTCAGTCTGCCATTGCAAATAAAATAAGACTTTTGCAGCTACCAGCCGAAATAAGATGGATGATACGCGAACATGGTCTTTCAGAACGTCATGCACGAGCGCTATTAAAACTTGAGTCGCAAGAGGATATGGAGTATATCTTATCGCGAATAATTGAGGGCGGGCTTACCGTCTCACAAACAGAAAGGCTTATATCAGATTATCTGAGCGGAAAAAAGATTGCAAAAACTTCAAGAGTAATAAAAGTTTCTATGAACGACTGCAGGGTGGTATATAATACCATAAAAAAGGCCTTGAAAATATTCCAAAAAACTGATATAAATTATGATATAAAGGAAAACAAAACCGACGCATACTACGAAATAATCGTTAGAATAAATAAAAAATCCCCGCAGACCTCCTCATAA
- the rsmG gene encoding 16S rRNA (guanine(527)-N(7))-methyltransferase RsmG translates to MELLDRVLEYYKVKNPLVVKQLLIKYMNLVLEKNRLFNLTAIENEEEFVIKHIADSLSLLKFIEEENTNQNPVAIDIGSGFGAPGLFVKIAMPSLNIFLNDSNKKKCKFMVDAKESLGISGVNVVCERAEVLGRKEEFREKFDFVFARAVDRLNVLCEYALPLLKIGGVFLAQKGYGCEDEISLASNAIELLGGEIHRIEKFVLPFSEEKRSIIVIKKLRQTPSNFPRNTKQIVKKPL, encoded by the coding sequence ATGGAGCTTTTGGATAGAGTACTTGAATACTATAAAGTAAAAAACCCGCTGGTTGTAAAGCAACTTTTGATAAAGTACATGAACTTAGTGCTTGAAAAGAATAGGCTTTTTAACCTCACAGCTATAGAGAATGAAGAAGAGTTTGTAATAAAACATATTGCTGATTCTCTTTCTCTATTGAAATTTATTGAGGAAGAAAATACAAACCAAAACCCTGTTGCCATCGACATTGGCTCTGGATTTGGTGCACCTGGACTTTTTGTAAAAATTGCTATGCCAAGCTTGAATATATTTCTTAATGACTCAAATAAGAAAAAATGCAAATTTATGGTTGATGCGAAAGAAAGTCTTGGGATTTCTGGTGTGAATGTTGTGTGCGAAAGAGCAGAAGTTTTAGGCAGGAAAGAGGAGTTTAGAGAAAAATTTGATTTTGTATTTGCCCGGGCAGTTGACAGGCTAAACGTCTTGTGTGAGTATGCCCTTCCGCTATTAAAAATTGGCGGTGTATTTTTAGCTCAAAAAGGCTATGGATGTGAAGATGAGATAAGTTTAGCATCAAATGCTATTGAACTTCTCGGTGGGGAAATTCATCGCATAGAGAAGTTTGTGCTTCCATTTTCTGAGGAGAAAAGAAGCATTATTGTCATCAAAAAATTGCGACAAACACCGTCAAATTTCCCCAGAAATACAAAGCAGATTGTAAAAAAACCGCTATAG